The genomic window GTGTTTCCCCTAGTGAATTCACTTACTCAATCCTTATAGATGGTTATTGTAAAACGAATAGAGTAGAGAAAGCTCTGTTGCTGCTTGAGGAGATGGATGAGAAAGGTTTTCCACCTTGTCCTGCAGCGTATTGCAGCCTCATAAACGCTCTTGGAAAGGCGAAAAGATATGAAGCAGCGAATGAGCTATTTAAGgaactaaaagaaaacttcGGCAATGTAAGTTCTCGAGTATACGCTGTGATGATCAAACATTTTGGGAAATGCGGGAAGCTCAGCGAAGCTGTAGATCTCTTCAATGAGATGAAGAACCAAGGAAGTGGTCCCGATGTTTATGCCTACAACGCCCTCATGTCAGGAATGGTAAAGGCTGGTATGATCAACGAAGCTAATTCCTTGCTTAGAAAGATGGAAGAAAACGGTTGCAGGGCCGATATAAACTCGCATAATATCATCCTCAATGGATTTGCTAGAACAGGTGTGCCGAGACGGGCTATAGAAATGTTTGAAACTATAAAGCATTCTGGTATTAAGCCTGATGGTGTCACTTATAATACTCTTCTTGGATGCTTTGCACATGCTGGAATGTTTGAGGAGGctgcaagaatgatgagagagatgaaagataAAGGCTTTGAGTATGATGCCATCACTTACTCATCTATACTTGACGCTGTTGGCAATGTGGATCATGAAAAAGATGATGTTTCATCTTTCTAAGATTTGATTTATCTAAtatgaataacaaaaagaaaaaaaagtagaagcTGAAAAATTACTACACTGTTCCATTTCTTACACACATAGTATAGTGCTAGTTGAAATGTATAAACACTTGAATCTAAAATTGAGTACAAGAAAGAAGCTCAACTataattaagtttgaaaacTTTAGAAGACACAACAAATCTAGCAGAAAAAGACTTAGAAGACACATCAGGATCTTCATGATATGCGATAGTTCCATCATTCTCGAAGTTTAGGGAATAAGTGAAAGGATCATAACGAACACGATGATCAAAAATcttatttatcttcttttgattcatcatcaatatcttcCTCCATATCAATCTCCATTTTGagatcttcttcaatctcaaaaCATCTTCAGATAGATCTTTGATCCGATCGTAACTACAAGACTTGGAACAACACATTAGGTGTTTCTTGTCGATACCTGAACTGCATAGCACCATTAGAGCAGATGAAAATACACTTTGGACAAcagaattataaatttaaggATACTGATTTTTTGGGTGATATGTTGTGGCTTGTATTGAATAGTGGTTACGATCTTTATGATAGGATGTGAAGAATGATTTGTTTAATTGCATATAAAAGTTTAAGTATCATTCTTGTTACAACTTGCTTATCCTGCAATGTGatgcatatattttaattacccgtatatcatattattagtagatattttctcttataaaGCAATTTAAAACTAGAAATCATTTGAGATATACAATTAATGGCTATCCATTGAATTTAGGGGCAATGTGTATGTTggcatataaaaaatattgcCGTTTTGTTTATACGTTacacaaattgttttaattgGCCAGTGAGTAGATTGTCTATATCATATGACATATAATCTACTGTAACACAGCAATATATTAAATGGGATGATTAAACACTGAACAGGTAAGATCAatacataaagaaaaatttagcAGATTGGATCTACAAACCAAATTCGCATCTGATTTgttaagaaacaaatgataatCTACTGTAATTGTTTATAGTAATCTTAATATATGTGATTCAATAAGTgagttttaataatattttttaaaacatcttGCAACATGGAGAATATTTGAACATTGAAATTTTCGTGATTTcatgctgtttttttttgaccTTTTAGatataaacatacaaaaataatcaaatctcatATATACTCATATAGTTTTGGAATGCCAGTACGGGTTGACATTTGGACCCTGAATGGATGCTGATTTTTGATTCAGTTTTtgagtttagattttagtttatagattttagattttagttttaaatttttgttattatatatttttgtttaaaaaatcccaaaaatttgttttttggtttttgagaaaaataacgCTGATTAATAAGTAAAAAGtagattttctaaattttaacaaaagtaaaaaactaaaatcatgaatGAAAAACTacaataaaatagttttactAAATTGTaggaaaaccaaaatttttactaaattgtagaaaaaccaaaattttaaaatcttaattattatgaaaataaatttttaaaaaacaaaaaccaaaaactcaaacaaaatctacaaaacattCGAGGCCTTGGTTtctaaaaaacattttgtaatgAAAATCACCAAACAAGTCATCATAGCCCATATTTAGAGCCTGGCTAGGTTTTGACTGTGATGCTCATTATTGGCCCATCATCACATTGGTTTTCACTAATTCCATCGCCGATGAAGTTGTGATCTTTCCCGATCACCGGATATCTGTAAAAGTTGCTGAGGTAAAAGGAAAGTTTTTTTGAAGGTCGCATAGTATCCATTTAGAGGATCGGCGATAGTAAAAGACAGTAACCAAAACCCTTAATATCTATTACATCGATTCGCGTTGAAAAGCAATGACGAAGCTATCTGATCTTCCCGGAGATTTGCTGGAGGAGATTCTTTCTAGGGTTCCGGTGACATCATCGAGAGCATTGCGATCTACTTGCAGAAAGTGGAACACTTTATCTAAAAATGAGAGCTTTACTAAGAATCGCATTACTCAAGTATATTCATCAGCAGTTAGAAGAGAAGGGTGATCTTCAGGCGATTGTCTTGTTAAAGTATAGTCTTTATTCGATGAGCGTCAATATCCATGGACTTCATAACGACTTTGCTCCATCTATAACGTCTAGAGGTAATCGATTTTACGGCAGAGAGAATTGGACCGCGTCTGCCTCTGCCTTTTGAGTCTTAATTGTGAAGATACTGTGACTCTATCTAGTGTTAGAGAAGAGCAGCTTGAGGTGTTGTTTCAGAACTGTCATACTCTTGAGATGGAGATTTGGGTTACGACCAACATTGAGCCCAATGCAATGTCCTGGAGCAAGTTCTTATAGTTGTTTTTGATGAAGACAAAAATGTATCAAAAACCAATCGCAACACAGCTTACTTCATTGGTGTGAATGGTAACTTCAGAGAAGTGGATCTCGGAGAAATTACAACAGTCAGAGTGATTTTTCCGCATGCCTTCTGTTATGTTCCAAGTTCTATGCTTACTTGTTTTCCTAATCGGTTCCAGGACTCATCTCCTTTGGCACCAGCTATGCTTGAAGAGTTTCCGGTGAGATATACAGTTTTCTCGATTCTTTTCTATTCAGTTATGTTACAAACTAAAGTCTGATTCTTGTATTCTTTCCTACCattaaaccaataaaattgTCTCCTTACCAAtaattggttattattttgtgCTCCCACAGTGTTTTCCTATTCGATCAATACAAGAGCGTTTGGATTATTGGTTTggcttttatttctttctacaaaatgattctgatttaattatattaatatctGGGGATTTATGAATCTGGTGGAAGACTTTTTGTCtacatgaaaaagaaaaaaaacaaatctgtttCTCCTCCTTTGTTGGGAGCAATTTGCTTTCTGTTTCTTAGGTAAGTCCCTTTTAAATCCTACTTGGGTGTTATATTCTCCCAACAGAAATAAGTTGTtcgataaaaataaaaaccaagtTGCTGCAGTGCAATGGTTTTGCTCGAGAACATGGCGTCTGGTTCTGTTATGTGTCTTGTTTTGGGTAATTTTGGCATGAAAGAGTCAACTTTCAGTTTGTGGTCATTGTCAGCATCACTTTCTTGGTAAATTTTTGTGTAACAGCTGTAGCTCGGAAACTTCAACGGACAAGACTTCAAATTTGTCCCCCAGCGTTGTTGACTTGGACTTCTGAGTTAGACTTGACCATAACGAGATATGTCTTCTTGAAAAACACTTTTGAGAGGTATATAATTCCAAATTATCATCTTCCAAGTTTCAGAAAATCTGAAATTATGTGGTCAAATTGCATCTTTCTCactctttttactttttatctCTTCTTAGGACAATCATGCTGTCAAACAGATACCCTACTGCAGGGTCAGTACTTGAAAGATGGGCAAGAGCTCGTTTCAGCTTTCAATATCTTCAAACTCAAGTTTTTCAACTTCGAGAATTCAAGCAACTGGTATCTTGGAATTTGGTACAACAATTTTTATCTTAGTGGTGGTAATAAGAAGTATGGTGATATCAAGGACAAAGCTGTTTGGATTGCTAACCGTAACAATCCAGTTTTGGGACGCTCTGGAAGCCTCACAGTGGACTCTCTTGGCCGATTGAGGATTTTAAGAGGAGCATCAAGCCTGCTTGAGCTAAGCTCTACGGAAACCACAGGAAACACAACCCTTAAGCTGTTGGATTCTGGAAATCTTCAGCTCCAAGAGATGGATTCTGATGGATCGATGAAGCGGACGTTGTGGCAAAGTTTTGATTATCCAACAGATACTCTTCTTCCGGGGATGAAACTGGGTTTCAATGTCAAGACCGGAAAGAGATGGGAACTGACATCATGGCTAGGTGATACTTTACCCGCTTCTGGATCTTTTGTCTTTGGGATGGATGATAATATTACAAACCGGTTGACCATCTTGTGGCTTGGTAACGTGTATTGGGCAAGTGGGCTCTGGTTTAAGGGTGGCTTTTCGTTGGAGAAATTAAACACGAACggtttcatcttctccttcgttTCAACCGAAAGTGaacattattttatgtattCAGGTGATGAGAACTATGGTGGACCATTATTTCCTAGGATAAGGATAGACCAACAAGGCAGTTTGCAGAAAATTAACCTTGATGGAGTGAAAAAGCATGTCCATTGTTCTCCTTCTGTGTTTGGTGAAGAGCTTGAATATGGTTGTTACCAACAAAATTTCAGGAATTGTGTGCCCGCACGTTACAAAGAGGTAACCGGGAGTTGGGATTGTTCGCCGTTTGGGTTTGGTTACACTTACACCAGGAAGACATACGATTTGAGTTATTGCTCGCGCTTTGGTTATACTTTCAGAGAGACTGTATCCCCTTCCGCAGAAAATGGATTTGTATTCAATGAGATTGGTAGAAGATTAAGCTCATATGATTGCTATGTTAAGTGTCTCCAAAATTGTTCTTGTGTTGCCTATGCTTCAACCAATGGGGATGGTACGGGCTGCGAGATCTGGAATACAGATCCTACCAACGAAAATTCAGCTTCTCATCATCCcagaactatatatattcgtATTAAAGGTTCAAAACTcgtgaaaatatattatctgcctttttattattaagtGTTCCCATACTGCAGCATTTCTATTTGAATACTAAGTTTTCTGAAATACAGGAGTTGTGGTAGACCAAGGGAACGAAAAGGCGGCAACTTGGTTAGTTGTTGTGGCATCACTATTTCTAATAATACCTGTGACTTGGTTGATCATCTATCTTGTTTTGaggaaatttaaaataaaggGTACAAATTTTGTATCAGAATCACTCAAAATGATTTCTTCTCAATCATGTTCTCTTACTAACAAGTTCACCACCTTCTTTTTGCGTATTTGATCCAGTAACTGTTATATTTCGCGGaattttctactttttatGGGGAAAAGTCATTCCACAGAGTAAGGCTCAGCTGAATAACTTTTGTTTAGTTATGTATGGAAAATGTCCATGTTGGATCAGGAACTGTGTTTGTGATGTTTGGTATTTTATTTAGTGATTGGTTACATACGGAGGAGGCTTTCAACACTGAGAGTTGGTTCAACAATAGACCAAGAAATGCTACTACTTGAGTTGGGGATTGAAAGGAGACGCCGAGGCAAGAGAAGTGCAaggaataataataatgagcTTCAGATCTTTAGCTTTGAAAGTGTCGCTTTTGCAACAGATTACTTCTCTGATGCAAACAAGCTCGGTGAAGGAGGTTTTGGTCCTGTATATAAGGTAGTTCAGATTCTTCAGATTTTGATATTAACTTAAGCAGACTTTGATGTATCCGCTACTCTCTTGAAGGGGAGGCTAATAGATGGGGAGGAAGTGGCTATCAAAAGGCTATCATTAGCATCCGGGCAAGGATTAGTGGAGTTCAAGAACGAAGCTATGCTTATTGCAAAACTTCAACACACAAATCTTGTCAAGTTGCTAGGATGCTGCGTCGAGAAGGATgagaaaatgttgatttaCGAATACATGCCCAACAAGAGCCTTGACTACTTCCTCTTTGGTGAGCCTTCATTAAAAGGCTAAGAATCTATATAACCCATCTGAAAAATGTCTCAACTCTGTGTAGATCCCTTGAGGAAAATTGTTCTGGATTGGAAGCTGCGGTTTAGGATCATGGAAGGGATAATTCAAGGGCTTTTGTACCTTCATAAGTACTCGAGATTGAAAGTAATACACAGAGACATCAAAGCCGGCAACATTTTGCTGGACGAGGATATGAACCCCAAAATATCTGATTTTGGAATGGCTCGGATATTTGGAGCCCAAGAATCCAAAGCCAACACGAAAAGAGTTGCTGGCACATTGTAAGTGAAGAGTGACTAGAAACAAGGAGAAGATTCTCTGATCATTTTATAGACTTTCTTGTGTTGATATTATTTGTAGTGGCTATATGTCTCCAGAGTACTTCAGAGAGGGATTATTCTCGGCGAAATCAGATGTGTTCAGCTTCGGGGTTCTAATGCTCGAAATCATTTGTGGAAGGAAAAACAATAGCTTCCACCATGACTCAGAAGGACCTCTGAATCTCATAGTCCATGTAATGCTCTCATATGTTAATATTCTCAGCTTGCCTTCTTTTGTCCATGCATCTctgaaactctgtttttttcaggTGTGGAATCTGTTTAAAGAGAACCGAGTTCGCGAGGTGATTGATCCATCTTTGGGAGATTCTGCAGTTGAGAACCCTCAAGTGTTGAGATGCGTTCAAGTTGCTCTGTTGTGTGTACAACAAAACGCAGACGATAGACCAAGTATGTTAGACGTTGTGTCCATGATATACGGTGATGGAAACAACGCTCTTTCTTTGCCTAAAGAGCCAGCTTTCTATGATGGTCCCCCGAGAAGCTCGCCGGAGATGGAAGTTGAGCCACCGGAGATGGAAAATGTATCGGCAAATAGAGTTACAATCACAGTGATGGAAGCAAGATGAGCTactgaatttgaagaaaactGATTGATAATGGAATAATGATGACTGATCGTATGTGAATCTCATTGTTTACTATAAACGTTTTACTTCTAGTTGGATAATGGCATTATGATGACTGATCGTATAAGATTCAAAGTATCGTTTTCTCGTTCTGTCACTCGCTTATGAATTTGAATACAAAATTAGACATTTCACGTGGACATGATTCTGTGGCGCGGAGTGATCGCGCGAATTCACGCctactactatatatatatatatatatgatcacgCAGAACAGAATCAAATATCTGAAACTCGAAGAAACAGAGGTTCctcttgtgtttttgttttgggattAAGGAAGCTATTTCTGTTCTCTTCGAGTTTCAGGTCTAGCCCTAACCCTAAAATTCAGCCATGTCTTCCAAGCAAGGTTATTATTTTCCTTCTCCTCTCATCTCTGTTATCTTGGTTCGAATCAATCGTTTTGATCTGTCTATATCTTGCTTTCacatttttgtgtttacatGTGCTTGCTATTTTATATGATCTCATGAATTCATCGATCGATCAGCTGATTTATTAATCTTGTGTGCTCTTAACGCATCGAAAATTCATCAACCTTGTCATTTGAATTTATATGGTTCCTTATGGAATCCAACATTTTCTGCAAAATGAAATATGATTTCAGGAGGGAAATTGAAGCCTTTGAAGCAGCCCAAGTCTGGTAAGAAGGAGTACGATGAGGTATGATAGCAATTGTACCCTTGCCTTTTTCTTTAGCTCAACGTTTTAAtggttttactctgtttcaaaTGTAGCACGATATGGAGTTAATgcagaaaaagaaggatgAAGAGAAGGTTAGTTTTCTCAATCTTAGTTTTGATTCATTGAAGGAGAAGGTGATTGCTGTTGATGATCTTGTTTATGTGATGAAAACAGGCACTTAAAGAACTCAGGGCCAAGGCTTCACAAAAAGGATCATTCGGAGGCTCAGGACTTAAGAAAAGTGGGAAGAAATAAGACTAAATCTGCCTCAATGTAATCCTATATCACcttatatatgtttgtcaATGTACCATGACTagtttataagttataaccatTAAAATCATGTTGCGATGTTGTAGAAGTAAATATAAATCTAAGACTTGTACCTCCTTCAAAAATTCTGCAACTTTTCATTGAGGTTTTAGTTGTTGCAAGTTTCGATTAAACCAAACGGATCATATGCACCAgcattaacaaaaaacaaccGATATTTTGagactcaaaaccaaaaaagattaCGACTTTAGAAGTCCCAAAAAGTTTGCAGCTTCGAACCTTTTCATCAAACACTGCCTTGGCCAAAGTCTTGAATCCTGTCACCACGAACATTTAAGCTCTCCATTGCATTCTCCAATCCAGAACTCATCTCAGCCAACACATGAGGATCATTGTAATGTTGAACAGCTTGAACAATGCTCCTAAGTTTCTTAAACGGATCAGGACCATCAAAAACCTCAGAACCCACAAAAACCCCATCACAACCTAGCTGCATCATCAAAGCTGCATCAGCAGGAGTCGTGATCCCACCTGATGCAAACTGAACAACCGGAACCCTACCCATCTGCTTAGTCTGAGCCACAAGATCATACGGTGCTGAAATCTTCTTAGCAAACGTGAacacctcatcatcatccatgtTGTTCAAGACTCTAACTTCACCCATCAATGACCTAACGTTCTTCACAGTCTCTGCAATGTTACCTGTTGCGGTTAAATCTCCTTGGATCCTAATCATAGCAGCACCTTCTCTGATTCTCCTCAAAGCTTCTCCTGTATCACGGCAACCACAAATGAACGGAGATCGGAAATTatgtttgttgatgaaatgATCATCATCCGCAACAGAGATAATCTCGCTCTCGTCAATGTAATCAACCGCAAGAGATTCCAAGATCTGAGCCTCAACAAAATGACCAACGCGAGCTCGTGCCATCACAGGTACAGACACAGCTCGTTTTACCTCTTTGATGAGAACCGGATCCGGCATACGACGAACACCGCCGCGAGATCGAACCGGATCTGAGACGATTACAGAACATGCGCCGGCGGATTCAGCGAGCTTAGCTTGGTTAACCGAGGAAACTTCAACAATGGCGCCGCCACGAAGTACCTGAGCTAATCCGACCTTAACAGAGAACGGATGGTTTTTCTTCGCGTCGGTAATGGCTGTGCCGCTGTAGAGAGTAACAGCTCCTTGATCTTGATCCGTCATAGCTTGATCCGCCATTTTTAGGTTCTGTGAGTTTTTAGTAACAGAGAGCTTTTCGCCGGAGAAACGGTGTTTGTTAGTAACACGATCTGAGACGAGAACGAGAAAGCTGCGTTGAAGGTGAGGAGAAATATAGAGAGAacggagaagacgaagaagagtgTGGTTTGGTCTAGAAACTTCTGAGACTGTTCGTCACTGAGAAATGGTTAGGGTGGAATCGCAAAACGGCGTCGTATgcagaaaaaggaaactaaGTGGGCTTccatgatgatgattgatgaccCAAGTAGACggactttttctttatttttgtaagaGCCGTTGGATGTGAATAGAACACGTGGCGTAATCGTGTGTAATTCTCGTCCAAAGTATTTTGAAATGATTGTTTTGATGGACACgagtcaaagaagaaaacaaagcatgAAATATTTACGAAATAAAGGGAGTGGTACATCTAACAACTGTCTTACTTAGTGGCCCACCATGTTATAAATTGTCACGACACTAGACGACGTCGTTTGTAGTGCTCCTCACGTGTTTCAGGTTGTTGGTTCTATACATTTTTACAGTTTTGAAGCAATTAAATAATTGAGTACGTAAATCTTACTCTTCCCAACTGTCACTACCACTGAGGATGtttaatcatataaagttCTGAATCTTGTATGATTTGATATTATATTAGATGAGACAAAATCAGTCggcaaaataaaaagatggaagaaaaaagttcTTTTTTAAACCGTCATCACCGATTCACCATATATGGATGATGGTAAAAATGACTACAACGGTTTTGGATTGTTTGGCAGCTtgggaaacaaaaagattgtaGGAGGATGTAGTTTACTTTCATCTCTTACGTAATGTGAGTACGCGGGCATGATCCAGAGATTTATACGGTGCAGTTGGTTTTATGACATATggtaaagaaaatttgtttaacatcaaaaaatgTGGTGATCGTTTACTGATTTGTCTTCTATCAAATCAGGAAGCAAGGTCTATGAAGAAGGGCTACGAAAGTGGTGAATACACACAACGTCAAGCAACTACGGCAAAGGATCGAAGCATTGTCTAAGAGATTTAATTACGAAACTTCAAACTCAAAGTAACACGTAGTtgtaaaaacgttttttttggattggtaaaattttacattcattttttttaaaatgtggtGATGTTTTGCATGTGGGTGTAGATTTGAAAATACCAACGATTTGTTGTTGAGTTTTAGACACGAGTAAATAAATGGTGGGAAATCGATTAAACACACATATGAAGCGATGTATGAAAACGACATGcgaattttatataaacaaatatcagCTCATATTGACCCATGCGATCCCAAAATGAATGGAGAATGACGACGTCTGATCTGACCATATCATATGTATGGAAAAGACCATTTATGTTCAAGCTTCGAAATAAACTTGATGATATGATCTTCtctatgttttgatttggagTTGTTCGATTGCTCATTGAGAGagataattaataaatatggTGACACTTTCTCTCTTATTCGTCTTAGtcatatcatatattcatatctCATGTTGATTTGTTATTTT from Arabidopsis thaliana chromosome 3, partial sequence includes these protein-coding regions:
- the CES101 gene encoding lectin protein kinase family protein (CALLUS EXPRESSION OF RBCS 101 (CES101); FUNCTIONS IN: in 6 functions; INVOLVED IN: protein amino acid phosphorylation; LOCATED IN: endomembrane system; EXPRESSED IN: 21 plant structures; EXPRESSED DURING: 13 growth stages; CONTAINS InterPro DOMAIN/s: Curculin-like (mannose-binding) lectin (InterPro:IPR001480), PAN-2 domain (InterPro:IPR013227), Apple-like (InterPro:IPR003609), Serine/threonine-protein kinase domain (InterPro:IPR002290), Serine/threonine-protein kinase-like domain (InterPro:IPR017442), Protein kinase-like domain (InterPro:IPR011009), Serine/threonine-protein kinase, active site (InterPro:IPR008271), Protein kinase, catalytic domain (InterPro:IPR000719), Tyrosine-protein kinase, catalytic domain (InterPro:IPR020635); BEST Arabidopsis thaliana protein match is: S-locus lectin protein kinase family protein (TAIR:AT4G21390.1); Has 121576 Blast hits to 119500 proteins in 4422 species: Archae - 101; Bacteria - 13477; Metazoa - 44302; Fungi - 10440; Plants - 35232; Viruses - 450; Other Eukaryotes - 17574 (source: NCBI BLink).), with amino-acid sequence MWSNCIFLTLFTFYLFLGQSCCQTDTLLQGQYLKDGQELVSAFNIFKLKFFNFENSSNWYLGIWYNNFYLSGAVWIANRNNPVLGRSGSLTVDSLGRLRILRGASSLLELSSTETTGNTTLKLLDSGNLQLQEMDSDGSMKRTLWQSFDYPTDTLLPGMKLGFNVKTGKRWELTSWLGDTLPASGSFVFGMDDNITNRLTILWLGNVYWASGLWFKGGFSLEKLNTNGFIFSFVSTESEHYFMYSGDENYGGPLFPRIRIDQQGSLQKINLDGVKKHVHCSPSVFGEELEYGCYQQNFRNCVPARYKEVTGSWDCSPFGFGYTYTRKTYDLSYCSRFGYTFRETVSPSAENGFVFNEIGRRLSSYDCYVKCLQNCSCVAYASTNGDGTGCEIWNTDPTNENSASHHPRTIYIRIKGSKLAATWLVVVASLFLIIPVTWLIIYLVLRKFKIKGTNFVSESLKMISSQSCSLTNKRLSTLRVGSTIDQEMLLLELGIERRRRGKRSARNNNNELQIFSFESVAFATDYFSDANKLGEGGFGPVYKGRLIDGEEVAIKRLSLASGQGLVEFKNEAMLIAKLQHTNLVKLLGCCVEKDEKMLIYEYMPNKSLDYFLFDPLRKIVLDWKLRFRIMEGIIQGLLYLHKYSRLKVIHRDIKAGNILLDEDMNPKISDFGMARIFGAQESKANTKRVAGTFGYMSPEYFREGLFSAKSDVFSFGVLMLEIICGRKNNSFHHDSEGPLNLIVHVWNLFKENRVREVIDPSLGDSAVENPQVLRCVQVALLCVQQNADDRPSMLDVVSMIYGDGNNALSLPKEPAFYDGPPRSSPEMEVEPPEMENVSANRVTITVMEAR
- the CES101 gene encoding lectin protein kinase family protein, translating into MDSDGSMKRTLWQSFDYPTDTLLPGMKLGFNVKTGKRWELTSWLGDTLPASGSFVFGMDDNITNRLTILWLGNVYWASGLWFKGGFSLEKLNTNGFIFSFVSTESEHYFMYSGDENYGGPLFPRIRIDQQGSLQKINLDGVKKHVHCSPSVFGEELEYGCYQQNFRNCVPARYKEVTGSWDCSPFGFGYTYTRKTYDLSYCSRFGYTFRETVSPSAENGFVFNEIGRRLSSYDCYVKCLQNCSCVAYASTNGDGTGCEIWNTDPTNENSASHHPRTIYIRIKGVVVDQGNEKAATWLVVVASLFLIIPVTWLIIYLVLRKFKIKVTVIFRGIFYFLWGKVIPQMIGYIRRRLSTLRVGSTIDQEMLLLELGIERRRRGKRSARNNNNELQIFSFESVAFATDYFSDANKLGEGGFGPVYKGRLIDGEEVAIKRLSLASGQGLVEFKNEAMLIAKLQHTNLVKLLGCCVEKDEKMLIYEYMPNKSLDYFLFDPLRKIVLDWKLRFRIMEGIIQGLLYLHKYSRLKVIHRDIKAGNILLDEDMNPKISDFGMARIFGAQESKANTKRVAGTFGYMSPEYFREGLFSAKSDVFSFGVLMLEIICGRKNNSFHHDSEGPLNLIVHVWNLFKENRVREVIDPSLGDSAVENPQVLRCVQVALLCVQQNADDRPSMLDVVSMIYGDGNNALSLPKEPAFYDGPPRSSPEMEVEPPEMENVSANRVTITVMEAR